The following proteins are co-located in the Actinomycetota bacterium genome:
- the sepF gene encoding cell division protein SepF — protein MAGVWKKTLTYLGLVEDDEFEQLDEVSGPPPQGEVRRFQRPQPVRELDHEPEHGGIVRTIPSARAATASSIHKSEPRRFNEAREIADRFKDGIPVIMNLQSTDDTIARRLVDFASGLVYGLDGKIEMVANRVYLLTPANVDVSAEERERIAGGDIYNQF, from the coding sequence ATGGCCGGCGTGTGGAAGAAGACGCTCACGTATCTCGGTCTCGTCGAGGACGACGAGTTCGAGCAGCTCGACGAGGTCTCCGGCCCACCGCCGCAAGGTGAGGTCCGGAGGTTCCAGCGACCGCAACCGGTACGGGAGCTCGACCACGAACCGGAGCACGGTGGCATCGTTCGGACGATTCCCTCAGCGCGCGCCGCTACGGCCTCTTCGATCCACAAGTCGGAGCCGCGTCGCTTCAACGAAGCTCGCGAGATCGCCGACCGGTTCAAGGACGGGATCCCCGTGATCATGAATCTCCAGAGCACCGACGACACGATCGCCAGGCGCCTCGTCGACTTCGCGTCTGGGTTGGTCTATGGCCTCGACGGCAAGATCGAGATGGTCGCGAACCGCGTGTACCTGCTGACGCCGGCCAACGTCGACGTGTCGGCCGAAGAGCGCGAACGGATCGCGGGTGGCGACATCTACAACCAGTTCTGA
- a CDS encoding DivIVA domain-containing protein — protein sequence MRRKKEAEQEATTGARRLTPADVQEVEFRLAFRGYNERDVDAFLDRVTEDLAAYAEENERLRSGGGRPSRLSSVGDADAANEAKSILARAREEAAAIVRRAEQQATAVAAGSTGDARATMAPFLNTEREFLQSLGSLVQTHAEEIKQMVLALRERAHDDVSVERPSSPATGESEDHERTADPSAASAAEIRRRLGDPEPDHSDSPVVIESATQPAYNSEGTPANERRERSLRELFWGDEN from the coding sequence ATGCGCAGGAAGAAGGAAGCCGAACAGGAGGCGACAACCGGCGCCCGGCGTCTCACGCCCGCCGACGTGCAAGAGGTCGAGTTCCGGCTCGCGTTCCGCGGTTACAACGAGCGCGACGTCGATGCCTTCCTCGATCGAGTCACCGAGGACCTCGCCGCGTACGCCGAGGAGAACGAACGCCTTCGGTCCGGAGGTGGTCGGCCCAGCCGCCTGTCGTCCGTTGGTGATGCGGATGCGGCGAACGAGGCGAAATCGATCCTCGCGCGCGCGAGGGAGGAGGCAGCCGCAATCGTTCGCCGCGCTGAGCAGCAGGCAACGGCGGTTGCAGCGGGCTCGACCGGCGACGCTCGAGCGACGATGGCGCCGTTCCTGAACACCGAGCGTGAGTTCCTGCAGAGCCTCGGCTCCCTCGTGCAGACGCATGCCGAAGAGATCAAGCAGATGGTCCTGGCGCTCCGCGAGCGAGCGCACGACGACGTCTCGGTCGAGCGACCGTCATCCCCCGCCACCGGTGAGAGCGAGGATCACGAGCGAACGGCGGACCCGTCGGCAGCGAGCGCCGCCGAGATCCGCCGGCGTCTCGGCGACCCGGAGCCCGACCACTCCGACTCGCCCGTCGTCATCGAGAGCGCGACGCAGCCCGCCTACAATTCCGAAGGCACACCCGCGAACGAGAGACGCGAGCGCTCGCTGCGTGAGCTGTTCTGGGGAGACGAGAACTAG
- a CDS encoding YggT family protein, with translation MTAQETNPALDILCVVLTVYTIILLARVLISWAYLFGFRPPLTGPLRTILDLLDTLTEPVLRPLRALVPPVRAGGMGIDLSIIIAFVILWVLRAALGC, from the coding sequence ATGACCGCGCAGGAGACGAACCCGGCGCTCGACATTCTGTGCGTCGTCCTGACCGTCTACACGATCATCCTGTTGGCCCGCGTGCTCATCTCGTGGGCGTACCTGTTCGGGTTTCGGCCGCCACTCACTGGCCCGCTGCGGACCATCCTCGACCTGCTCGACACGCTTACCGAGCCGGTGCTCCGTCCGCTCCGGGCGCTCGTCCCACCGGTCCGCGCCGGAGGGATGGGGATCGATCTTTCCATCATCATTGCGTTCGTTATCCTCTGGGTTCTCCGAGCCGCCCTGGGCTGTTGA
- a CDS encoding TraR/DksA C4-type zinc finger protein has protein sequence MSGKTAYSQKELDELRERLLAEQVELQEQLATIEEQSFATSQSDISGEVSFDEENADAGTFTFERERDLSIENNVRDLLGKIDRALARMDDGTYGFCSRCGKPIEKARLKALPYADLCIKDAQAQARR, from the coding sequence ATGTCTGGCAAGACCGCCTACTCCCAAAAAGAATTGGACGAGCTGCGTGAACGCCTGCTCGCCGAACAGGTCGAACTGCAGGAGCAATTGGCGACGATCGAAGAACAGTCGTTCGCTACCTCGCAGTCCGACATCTCTGGAGAGGTGTCATTCGACGAGGAGAACGCCGACGCCGGCACCTTCACGTTCGAGCGCGAACGCGACCTGTCGATCGAGAACAACGTCCGGGACCTGTTGGGGAAGATCGACCGCGCCCTGGCCAGGATGGACGACGGGACGTACGGCTTCTGCTCTCGGTGCGGGAAGCCGATCGAGAAGGCTCGGCTGAAGGCCCTGCCGTACGCCGACCTCTGCATCAAGGACGCGCAGGCCCAGGCGCGGCGGTAG
- the ileS gene encoding isoleucine--tRNA ligase, with protein sequence MAFEPVDPKASLPEQEAKVLAFWREADVFHRQLERRKEGPLWVFYEGPPTANGKPGIHHTEPRTFKDVYPRYRAMTGHHVPRKAGWDCHGLPVELEVEKEIGTKNKRDIEAFGIAEFNRLCRESVLRYVDDFERLTERLGFWIDLSEAYWTMDTEYIESVWWSLKQLHGRGLLYQDHRVTWYCPRCGTALSDHETAQGYELVEDPSVYVLFHIVDAPDPSLAGAATIGWTTTPWTLVSNEGLAVSADAPYVVVDHDGERLVLAEALKDAVLPDDPVVAGPFPGRSLDGLRYEPLYPNVEGAHRIVLADFVSLEEGTGIVHMAPGFGPEDLDIGRREGWLTFQPLDGEGRFTTEAPEFVRGLFFKDADPPITEDLRERGLLLSAGTIDHVYPLCWRCSTPLINLARTSWYIRTTEVKDRLLDVNEGVNWYPDHIKHGRYGDWLRNNVDWGLSRERYWGTPLPIWRCTNGHDTAVGSLSQLSELAGRDVTGIDPHRPAIDEVTFECPQCGAPATRLLEVLDAWYDSGAMPYAQWGYHPELGRGLERFRERFPADFISEAIDQTRGWFYTLMAEGVLHFDSTAYETVVVLGHIVDENGRKMSKSLGNVIDPFDVLDRQGADALRWFLLTNGSPWESRRIGMVIMDEIVRQFMLPIRNVYAFFVTYANASGFDPSADDPVPVRERPPLDRWIRSRLERTVEAAREGLEEYNATGVGRDHIAKFVDDLSSWYVRRARPRFWDPNGRGGEDSRSAFHTLHECLVTLSQLLAPFTPFIAEEMWRNLAAGRNGSPDSVHLTDYPTADEGLRDRELDSAMLNVRKIAELGRRVRAETKMRLRQPLLEAVVHFPGDHAALEPLLPLLAEELNVKRVIIAESADHLGRWRAKPNFKVLGPKLGGRVKDVANVLGRDDGALAGRLAAGESVELTLDDGSSAELGPVDVDLAQEKLEGWGVGSEGGITVALELDVTTELRREGLARDVIRLVQDARKAAGLDVSDRIVLGIGAMGEVAEAMRDDGNRSRVTEETLASVLNNEPLPDATYSTEADLDGDAVTVTLRRT encoded by the coding sequence ATGGCGTTCGAACCGGTGGACCCCAAGGCGAGCCTCCCCGAGCAGGAGGCCAAGGTCCTCGCGTTCTGGCGCGAGGCCGACGTGTTCCATCGCCAACTCGAGCGGCGCAAGGAGGGACCTCTGTGGGTCTTCTACGAGGGACCGCCGACGGCGAACGGCAAACCCGGGATCCACCACACCGAGCCGAGGACGTTCAAGGACGTGTATCCGCGGTACCGGGCGATGACCGGGCACCACGTTCCGAGGAAGGCCGGGTGGGACTGCCACGGCCTGCCGGTCGAGCTCGAGGTCGAGAAGGAGATCGGCACCAAGAACAAGCGCGACATCGAGGCGTTCGGCATCGCTGAGTTCAACCGCCTGTGCCGCGAGTCCGTCCTGCGATACGTCGACGACTTCGAACGGCTCACCGAACGGCTCGGCTTCTGGATCGATCTGTCCGAGGCCTACTGGACGATGGACACCGAGTACATCGAGAGTGTCTGGTGGTCGCTCAAGCAGCTCCACGGGCGCGGGCTGCTATATCAAGATCACCGCGTCACGTGGTACTGCCCGCGCTGCGGCACGGCCCTGTCCGACCACGAGACGGCCCAGGGCTACGAGCTCGTCGAGGATCCGAGCGTGTACGTCCTGTTCCACATCGTCGACGCCCCCGACCCGTCGCTCGCCGGGGCGGCAACGATCGGATGGACGACGACGCCGTGGACGCTTGTGTCGAACGAGGGACTGGCGGTCTCCGCGGACGCGCCGTACGTCGTCGTCGACCACGACGGCGAGCGACTCGTCCTAGCCGAGGCACTGAAGGACGCGGTGCTCCCGGACGACCCGGTCGTCGCCGGACCCTTTCCGGGTCGTTCGCTCGACGGTCTCCGGTACGAGCCGCTGTACCCGAACGTCGAGGGTGCGCATCGGATCGTCCTGGCCGACTTCGTCTCGCTCGAGGAGGGCACGGGCATCGTGCACATGGCGCCGGGGTTCGGCCCCGAGGACCTCGACATCGGCAGGCGCGAGGGGTGGTTGACGTTTCAGCCGCTCGACGGCGAAGGACGGTTCACCACCGAAGCACCCGAATTCGTCCGCGGACTCTTCTTCAAGGATGCGGACCCGCCGATCACCGAAGATCTTCGGGAACGCGGGCTGCTGCTGTCCGCCGGGACGATCGACCACGTCTACCCGCTGTGCTGGCGATGCTCCACTCCACTGATCAACCTCGCCCGGACGTCCTGGTACATCCGAACGACCGAGGTGAAAGACCGACTCCTCGACGTGAACGAGGGGGTGAACTGGTACCCCGACCACATCAAGCACGGTCGCTACGGCGACTGGCTCCGCAACAACGTGGACTGGGGACTCTCGCGCGAGAGATATTGGGGGACGCCGCTGCCGATCTGGCGCTGCACGAACGGCCACGACACAGCTGTCGGCTCGCTCTCGCAGCTCTCCGAGCTGGCCGGCAGGGACGTGACGGGGATCGACCCGCACCGGCCAGCGATCGACGAGGTGACGTTCGAATGCCCGCAGTGTGGCGCGCCGGCCACGCGGCTACTGGAGGTGCTCGACGCCTGGTACGACTCCGGTGCGATGCCCTACGCGCAGTGGGGCTACCACCCCGAGCTCGGCCGCGGGTTGGAGCGGTTCCGGGAACGATTTCCCGCCGACTTCATCTCCGAGGCGATCGATCAGACGCGCGGGTGGTTCTACACGCTCATGGCGGAGGGCGTCCTCCACTTCGATTCCACGGCCTACGAGACCGTCGTCGTTCTGGGGCACATCGTCGACGAGAACGGGCGCAAGATGAGCAAGTCCCTCGGCAACGTGATCGACCCGTTCGACGTGCTGGACCGGCAGGGCGCCGACGCGTTGCGCTGGTTCCTGCTCACGAACGGATCGCCGTGGGAGTCGCGCCGTATCGGCATGGTCATCATGGACGAGATCGTTCGCCAGTTCATGCTCCCGATCCGCAACGTCTACGCGTTCTTCGTGACGTACGCGAACGCGAGTGGCTTCGATCCCTCGGCCGATGATCCGGTTCCCGTTCGCGAACGCCCACCGCTCGACCGATGGATCCGGTCACGGCTCGAGCGGACGGTGGAAGCCGCCAGGGAGGGTCTGGAGGAATACAACGCTACGGGCGTGGGACGCGATCACATCGCCAAGTTCGTCGATGACCTTTCAAGTTGGTACGTCCGACGTGCCCGTCCGAGGTTCTGGGATCCGAACGGAAGAGGTGGCGAGGACTCGCGTTCCGCGTTTCACACGCTGCACGAGTGCCTGGTCACGCTGTCGCAACTCCTCGCGCCGTTCACGCCGTTCATCGCCGAGGAGATGTGGCGCAACCTCGCCGCCGGACGAAACGGATCGCCTGACTCCGTGCACCTGACGGACTACCCGACAGCCGACGAGGGGTTGCGGGACCGCGAGCTGGACTCGGCCATGCTCAACGTGCGGAAGATCGCGGAGTTGGGACGTCGGGTCCGCGCGGAGACCAAGATGCGGCTCCGTCAGCCGCTGCTCGAAGCCGTCGTGCACTTCCCGGGCGACCACGCGGCGCTCGAGCCCCTGCTTCCCCTCCTCGCCGAGGAGCTGAACGTCAAGCGCGTGATCATCGCGGAGTCTGCCGACCACCTCGGCCGATGGCGGGCGAAGCCCAACTTCAAGGTGCTCGGTCCCAAGCTCGGGGGCCGCGTCAAGGACGTCGCCAACGTCTTGGGGCGTGACGACGGTGCGCTCGCTGGTCGACTCGCGGCGGGCGAGTCCGTTGAGCTCACGCTCGACGATGGTTCAAGCGCCGAGCTGGGTCCCGTCGACGTCGACCTCGCACAGGAGAAGCTCGAGGGCTGGGGCGTCGGGAGCGAGGGTGGCATCACGGTCGCGCTGGAGCTCGACGTGACGACGGAGCTCCGGCGCGAGGGCCTCGCGCGTGACGTGATCCGACTCGTGCAGGACGCACGGAAGGCCGCCGGCCTCGACGTGAGCGACCGCATCGTTCTGGGGATCGGTGCGATGGGCGAGGTCGCGGAGGCGATGCGCGACGATGGGAACCGGTCCCGCGTCACCGAGGAGACGCTCGCGAGCGTTCTGAACAACGAGCCGCTCCCGGACGCCACCTACTCGACCGAAGCAGATCTCGACGGCGACGCCGTCACCGTGACCCTGCGTCGAACCTAG